From Paenibacillus sp. V4I7, one genomic window encodes:
- a CDS encoding Asp23/Gls24 family envelope stress response protein: MSEDNQTGLIRISDDVVSTIAGLAALETAGIAGMSGGISEGLAKRLSGKNVQRGVSVEVGQVEAAIDLRVIVNYGSRIQDVCRDLQENVREAVENMTGLTVVEVNVKVEGVAFKEEETADDPHRVK; this comes from the coding sequence ATGTCCGAAGACAATCAAACCGGTTTAATTCGTATTTCTGATGATGTAGTATCTACAATTGCAGGACTTGCAGCTCTGGAGACAGCAGGCATAGCAGGCATGTCAGGGGGTATCTCGGAAGGCTTAGCTAAGCGACTCAGCGGTAAGAATGTGCAGCGTGGCGTTTCTGTTGAGGTTGGGCAAGTGGAAGCAGCCATCGATCTACGTGTTATCGTCAATTACGGTTCCCGAATTCAGGATGTATGCAGGGATCTCCAAGAAAACGTGAGAGAAGCTGTTGAAAATATGACTGGACTAACCGTGGTGGAGGTCAACGTCAAGGTGGAAGGCGTCGCGTTCAAGGAAGAAGAGACAGCAGACGATCCACATCGTGTAAAATAG
- a CDS encoding YlaN family protein produces the protein MSSSDLLLDMNQKALNLLQEDADKIEKLIEVQMENLTTRQCPLYEEVLDTQMYGLSREIDFAIRAGLISEMPGKQILNKLERNLAQLYEALNNKK, from the coding sequence ATGTCTTCATCTGATCTATTGCTGGACATGAATCAAAAAGCGCTTAATCTTCTCCAAGAAGATGCAGATAAAATCGAAAAACTAATCGAAGTACAAATGGAGAATTTGACAACGCGTCAATGTCCACTGTATGAAGAAGTTTTAGATACGCAAATGTACGGACTTTCTAGAGAAATTGATTTTGCCATTCGAGCGGGACTTATTTCCGAAATGCCTGGTAAACAAATTCTCAACAAGCTTGAACGTAACCTTGCGCAGCTATATGAAGCGTTGAATAACAAAAAGTAA
- the cax gene encoding calcium/proton exchanger: MKGKLFYIGLIIFFITSGIAHYMHLNPTLQFVIACIAIIFVAGFLGKATESVAHYAGERVGGFLNATFGNAAELVIAFFLVREGLFDVVKASLTGAIIGNLLLVLGLSIFAGGLKFKEQSFNVKLASHNSSLMILGVVALFIPAIFAGGLTTKETSSMSMIVAILLIAAYLLWLLFSMVTHKNILSDEAIEHGEAAWSKKTSILFLVLATVMVAFTSEWLVGTLEEVTHKFGLSELFVGAFLIAIIGNAAEHSAAVLMAMKNKMGAAVEIAIGSSLQIALFVAPLLVILSFFVSGTPMNIVFTTYELAAIGVAVFITKSITQDGSTNWYEGLLLLVVYIILGVVFFLV; the protein is encoded by the coding sequence TTGAAGGGAAAATTGTTTTACATCGGGTTAATCATTTTTTTCATTACATCGGGTATTGCTCATTACATGCATCTGAATCCAACACTTCAATTCGTTATTGCTTGTATAGCGATCATTTTTGTTGCTGGATTTCTAGGTAAAGCGACCGAAAGTGTTGCCCATTATGCAGGTGAGCGCGTGGGAGGATTCCTCAATGCAACGTTCGGTAATGCAGCGGAGTTGGTTATCGCGTTCTTCTTGGTTAGGGAAGGTTTATTCGATGTCGTCAAGGCCAGTCTCACCGGTGCCATCATCGGTAACCTACTGCTTGTGCTGGGCCTAAGTATATTTGCCGGTGGGTTGAAGTTCAAAGAGCAGTCTTTTAACGTTAAGCTGGCTTCTCACAATTCTTCACTCATGATTCTAGGGGTTGTTGCACTATTCATTCCGGCCATCTTTGCCGGCGGATTGACAACCAAAGAAACGTCGTCCATGAGCATGATCGTAGCCATATTACTTATAGCTGCTTACCTGCTCTGGCTTCTATTCTCTATGGTTACACACAAGAACATTCTCTCCGATGAAGCCATTGAGCACGGTGAGGCTGCATGGTCTAAGAAAACCTCCATTCTCTTTCTAGTCCTTGCCACCGTTATGGTAGCCTTCACGAGTGAGTGGTTAGTCGGGACACTAGAAGAAGTGACCCATAAATTCGGGTTATCCGAACTGTTTGTAGGTGCCTTTCTTATCGCCATTATCGGAAATGCCGCTGAACACAGTGCTGCCGTTTTGATGGCTATGAAGAATAAAATGGGTGCAGCGGTTGAAATAGCCATCGGCAGTTCATTGCAAATCGCTTTGTTTGTGGCCCCTCTGCTTGTCATTCTCAGCTTCTTCGTAAGCGGAACGCCTATGAACATTGTCTTCACCACCTATGAACTTGCTGCTATCGGAGTCGCCGTCTTTATTACGAAGTCAATAACCCAAGATGGTTCGACCAACTGGTATGAAGGTCTCCTGCTGCTCGTGGTCTACATCATTCTAGGCGTCGTATTCTTCCTCGTCTAA
- a CDS encoding HPr family phosphocarrier protein, with protein sequence MPSANNAAIVEISQTANKFRSSIVLQYDNKYIDVKSILGLFTTLLSSSNYDLHVHGPDAEEAKIAMAEVFAKHSLGVNVVQE encoded by the coding sequence ATGCCAAGTGCTAATAATGCCGCAATTGTTGAAATTTCACAAACAGCTAATAAATTCAGATCGTCAATCGTTCTCCAATATGATAATAAGTATATCGATGTAAAAAGTATCTTAGGTTTGTTTACGACATTACTTAGCTCCAGCAACTATGATCTTCATGTTCATGGGCCGGATGCAGAAGAAGCGAAAATCGCTATGGCTGAAGTATTCGCTAAGCACAGTTTGGGCGTAAACGTTGTTCAAGAATAG
- a CDS encoding TVP38/TMEM64 family protein codes for MLCLVWAQLSLFILLVIMDMHGLEKKLERFPLVTQFSKRMEKKGFLYVLLGRLIPILPSSAINFGAGLTRMKFSHFLWGTLLGKLPIVFLESMIAHDLFHFQKYKGRLLLLLGIFVVLILVGNGVKKAIAAKMK; via the coding sequence ATGTTATGTCTTGTTTGGGCGCAGTTGTCTCTTTTTATTTTGCTCGTTATTATGGACATGCATGGGTTAGAGAAAAAGCTCGAGCGATTTCCGTTAGTAACGCAGTTTAGTAAGCGGATGGAAAAGAAAGGATTCCTATATGTACTTTTAGGCAGACTGATTCCGATTTTACCTTCCTCGGCGATTAATTTTGGTGCGGGGCTAACTAGAATGAAATTTTCTCATTTTCTATGGGGTACTTTGCTGGGGAAACTGCCGATCGTATTTCTGGAATCGATGATTGCACATGATTTATTTCATTTCCAAAAATATAAGGGAAGACTACTTTTGTTGCTTGGTATTTTCGTTGTTTTGATTCTTGTTGGGAACGGCGTGAAGAAAGCCATAGCAGCAAAGATGAAGTAA